Proteins encoded in a region of the Streptomyces sp. NBC_01298 genome:
- the melC2 gene encoding tyrosinase MelC2: MTIRKNQAALTTEEKRAFTAALLELKRTGRYDRFVTTHNGFIMSDTDSGDRVGHRSPSFLPWHRRFLLEFEAALQAVDPSVALPYWDWTADRTARSSLWAADFLGGTGRARDGQVLDGPFAYAAGKWEIAVRVDGRSYLRRALGTGVAQLPTRAEVDSVLAMPVYDAAPWNSSSGGFRNNLEGWRGANLHNRVHVWVGGQMATGVSPNDPVFWMHHAFIDKLWADWQALHPQSAYLPAAGTPNVVDLHDTMRPWNDVTPADMLDHRKFYTFDTEPAPAPAGAAASQR, encoded by the coding sequence ATGACCATTCGCAAGAACCAGGCCGCGCTCACCACCGAGGAGAAGCGGGCGTTCACCGCGGCGCTCCTCGAACTGAAGCGCACCGGCCGCTACGACCGCTTCGTCACCACGCACAACGGCTTCATCATGAGCGACACCGACTCCGGCGACCGGGTCGGCCACCGCTCCCCCTCCTTCCTGCCCTGGCACCGCCGGTTTCTGCTGGAGTTCGAGGCGGCGCTGCAGGCGGTGGATCCGTCGGTGGCCCTGCCCTACTGGGACTGGACGGCCGACCGGACCGCCCGCTCCTCCCTCTGGGCCGCCGACTTCCTCGGCGGTACCGGACGGGCCCGGGACGGGCAGGTGCTCGACGGACCGTTCGCGTACGCGGCGGGCAAGTGGGAGATAGCCGTACGGGTGGACGGGCGCTCCTACCTGCGCCGCGCGCTCGGCACCGGCGTCGCCCAACTGCCGACCCGCGCCGAGGTGGACTCCGTCCTCGCGATGCCGGTCTACGACGCGGCGCCCTGGAACAGCTCTTCCGGCGGCTTCCGCAACAACCTGGAGGGCTGGCGCGGGGCCAACCTGCACAACCGGGTGCACGTGTGGGTGGGCGGCCAGATGGCCACCGGGGTCTCCCCCAACGACCCGGTGTTCTGGATGCACCACGCCTTCATCGACAAGCTGTGGGCCGACTGGCAGGCGCTGCACCCGCAGTCGGCGTACCTGCCGGCGGCCGGCACCCCGAACGTCGTGGACCTGCACGACACCATGCGGCCGTGGAACGACGTGACCCCGGCCGACATGCTGGACCACCGGAAGTTCTACACCTTCGACACCGAGCCGGCGCCCGCGCCGGCCGGGGC